A part of Kitasatospora acidiphila genomic DNA contains:
- a CDS encoding RNA ligase family protein, protein MRTHYPRTPHLPWSPGASGDDVRTGDLSGLRGLEVVVTEKLDGENTTLYQDGLHARSLDSAHHPSRTWVKALQGRIGPSIPAGWRICGENLYARHSIPYRELAGFFYGFSVWNGQDRCLDWDLTVRWLRARGIPVPPVLWRGVLDERALRALKLDLDRQEGYVVRSVAGFARAEFGRRVAKWVRAGHVQTSTHWMHAAVVPNELGPAAALWAVRSGAAAEPGQLLAALGVTGGLELGSPERRVAAVAERLDVLGCTGDARLAGVLAALLHGTPRSRLAGRLAPVVGMPLARRVADLVGLHDRVLRPYPDQDRPTGLRRLAIAADLGVLHAVAAAVAATDEEREQVEWSALHAEDAGLLGPAPLAPLRTELRAELAGLDAEVVDRCWAQAREAFAAGRLSTAAEAVAATWRWRDGRFPRLIQLVGPSGSGKSVFARHLKGVDCFVALDELRTDRGDRADQRANGEVLRDGLARLDAALAAGGTVVWDATSLNRHQRAQVHAVAQRRDALTTHAVLLADEAKLRRRNAVREHPVPESVLTTQLRRFTPPYPGEAHRTWYIGPGGTVEDTDDAQIDDGPLSDVRFDHGWPGGARFDHGWSCDGRIGGARSAEAPLDGGPLGDAQLTEEY, encoded by the coding sequence ATGCGCACGCACTATCCCCGGACGCCCCACCTGCCCTGGTCGCCGGGCGCTTCCGGGGACGACGTCCGCACCGGTGACCTGTCCGGCCTGCGCGGCCTGGAGGTGGTGGTCACCGAGAAGCTCGACGGTGAGAACACCACCCTCTACCAGGACGGCCTGCACGCCCGTTCGCTGGACTCCGCGCACCACCCGTCCCGCACCTGGGTCAAGGCGCTGCAGGGGCGGATCGGCCCGAGCATCCCGGCCGGTTGGCGGATCTGCGGCGAGAACCTGTACGCCCGGCACTCGATCCCGTACCGCGAACTGGCCGGCTTCTTCTACGGGTTCTCCGTCTGGAACGGTCAGGACCGCTGTCTGGACTGGGATCTGACGGTTCGTTGGCTGCGCGCTCGGGGCATACCGGTGCCGCCGGTGCTGTGGCGCGGGGTGCTGGACGAACGGGCACTGCGGGCCCTGAAGCTCGACCTGGACCGCCAGGAGGGCTATGTGGTGCGCAGCGTCGCGGGGTTCGCCCGGGCCGAGTTCGGGCGGCGGGTCGCCAAGTGGGTCCGGGCCGGCCATGTGCAGACCAGCACGCACTGGATGCACGCGGCCGTGGTGCCCAACGAGCTGGGCCCGGCCGCCGCACTCTGGGCGGTCCGCTCCGGCGCGGCGGCCGAGCCGGGCCAGCTGCTGGCGGCACTCGGAGTGACCGGGGGCCTCGAACTCGGTTCGCCGGAGCGCCGGGTGGCCGCGGTCGCCGAGCGGCTCGACGTGCTGGGGTGCACGGGAGACGCCCGGCTCGCCGGCGTGCTCGCCGCGCTGCTGCACGGCACCCCTCGGAGTCGACTGGCCGGGCGGCTGGCCCCGGTCGTCGGCATGCCGCTGGCCCGGCGGGTCGCCGATCTGGTCGGGCTGCACGACCGGGTGCTGCGGCCGTACCCCGACCAGGATCGCCCGACCGGCCTGCGGCGCTTGGCGATCGCGGCCGACCTCGGAGTGCTGCACGCGGTGGCGGCGGCCGTCGCGGCAACCGATGAGGAACGCGAGCAGGTCGAGTGGTCCGCGCTGCACGCCGAGGACGCCGGGCTGCTCGGCCCCGCACCGCTGGCACCGCTGCGCACCGAGCTGCGCGCGGAGTTGGCCGGGCTGGACGCCGAGGTGGTGGACCGCTGCTGGGCGCAGGCCCGGGAGGCGTTCGCGGCCGGGCGGCTCAGCACGGCGGCGGAGGCGGTGGCCGCCACCTGGCGCTGGCGGGATGGCCGGTTCCCCCGGCTGATCCAGCTGGTCGGCCCGTCCGGCAGCGGCAAGAGCGTCTTCGCCCGGCATCTCAAGGGAGTTGACTGCTTCGTCGCACTGGACGAACTGCGGACCGACCGGGGTGACCGCGCCGACCAGCGCGCCAACGGCGAGGTGCTGCGCGACGGACTGGCCCGGCTGGACGCCGCGTTGGCGGCCGGTGGCACGGTCGTCTGGGACGCCACCTCGCTCAACCGGCACCAGCGCGCCCAGGTGCACGCGGTGGCGCAGCGCCGCGACGCGCTGACCACCCACGCGGTGCTGCTCGCCGACGAGGCCAAGCTGCGCCGCCGCAACGCCGTCCGCGAGCACCCGGTGCCCGAGAGCGTCCTCACCACCCAACTACGCCGGTTCACCCCGCCCTACCCCGGCGAGGCCCACCGCACCTGGTACATCGGGCCGGGCGGCACGGTCGAGGACACGGACGACGCGCAGATCGACGACGGGCCCCTCAGTGACGTGCGGTTCGACCACGGGTGGCCCGGCGGCGCGCGGTTCGATCACGGGTGGTCCTGCGACGGGCGGATCGGTGGCGCGCGATCCGCCGAGGCGCCGCTCGACGGTGGGCCGCTCGGCGACGCCCAGCTCACCGAGGAGTACTGA
- a CDS encoding FAD-dependent monooxygenase, giving the protein MIIDVAIAGGGPNGLMLACELALAGVRPVVLEQLTEPSREPKANGLVGQVVRLLDHRGLHQRITGCPDAPTPRPGYMFGAFPLDLTGLDPNPLHILPVQQRELEARLAERAEELGVEVRRGHRLDSFEQDAEGVDLQLAGPDGPYRLRARYLVGCDGGRSTVRKLAGIAFPGVSGPEVVHRAAHVTLPAGWVDERTGALDVPGHGRIAPAGYHRTERGVFVFAAVEPGKPLVAVLEWEEAPKAQQIPEPPLTFEELSEAAGRVLGAELPLAAPTSPGPHLLRRHRGGNTRLAERYRSGRVLLAGDAAHVHSAVGGPGLNLGLQDIANLGWKLAAEVHGWAPPGLLDSYQSERRPVGERVFMHSQAQLALMAPGTPSPRCGRSSANC; this is encoded by the coding sequence ATGATCATCGACGTGGCCATCGCGGGCGGCGGACCGAACGGTCTGATGCTCGCCTGCGAACTCGCCCTGGCCGGCGTGCGGCCCGTGGTGCTGGAGCAACTCACCGAACCCAGCAGGGAGCCCAAGGCCAACGGGCTGGTCGGTCAGGTGGTCCGGCTGCTCGACCACCGCGGCCTCCACCAGCGGATCACCGGGTGCCCGGACGCACCGACACCGAGGCCCGGCTACATGTTCGGCGCGTTCCCGCTGGACCTCACCGGCCTCGACCCCAACCCGCTCCACATCCTGCCGGTGCAGCAGCGCGAGCTGGAAGCCCGGCTCGCCGAGCGGGCCGAGGAGCTGGGCGTCGAGGTGCGGCGCGGGCATCGGCTCGACTCCTTCGAGCAGGACGCGGAGGGAGTCGACCTTCAACTGGCAGGCCCCGACGGCCCGTACCGGCTGCGGGCCCGCTACCTGGTCGGCTGCGACGGCGGGCGCAGCACCGTGCGCAAGCTGGCGGGCATCGCCTTCCCGGGGGTGAGCGGGCCCGAGGTGGTCCACCGCGCCGCCCATGTCACGCTGCCCGCCGGCTGGGTGGACGAGCGGACCGGCGCATTGGACGTCCCGGGCCACGGCCGGATCGCACCGGCCGGCTACCACCGCACCGAGCGCGGCGTCTTCGTCTTCGCCGCCGTCGAGCCGGGCAAACCGCTGGTCGCCGTCCTGGAGTGGGAGGAGGCCCCCAAGGCCCAGCAGATTCCCGAACCACCCTTGACCTTCGAGGAGTTGAGCGAGGCCGCCGGGCGGGTGCTGGGCGCCGAACTTCCGCTCGCCGCACCGACCAGCCCGGGCCCGCACCTGCTGCGCCGCCACCGCGGCGGAAACACCCGCCTGGCCGAGCGCTACCGCAGCGGGCGGGTGCTGCTGGCCGGCGACGCCGCCCATGTGCACTCGGCGGTCGGCGGCCCCGGCCTCAACCTCGGCCTGCAGGACATCGCCAACCTCGGCTGGAAGCTGGCCGCCGAGGTGCACGGCTGGGCGCCGCCCGGCCTGCTGGACAGCTACCAGAGCGAGCGCCGCCCGGTCGGCGAGCGGGTCTTCATGCACTCCCAGGCGCAACTCGCGCTGATGGCCCCGGGCACGCCGTCACCGCGCTGCGGACGCTCTTCGGCGAACTGCTGA
- a CDS encoding SDR family NAD(P)-dependent oxidoreductase codes for MNTDTTPARTVLVTGAGTGIGRATARAFAAEGAHVLAVGRRPEPLAETAAGHPLITPLAADITADGAPEQIVRAAVELAGGLDVVVNNAGIVRGGGLGSLDAALIHSQLATNLTAPILLTQAALPAVELGGGGVVVNVSTSVGQRAWPARSSVYAAGKSALELLTRSWAVELAPRGIRVVAVAPGGIETPIGEHQGLTAEQQEAVREWQLAHTPLGRIGRPEEVAWAITALADPRASFVTGVVLPVDGGAVVA; via the coding sequence ATGAACACGGACACCACCCCAGCCCGCACCGTCCTCGTCACCGGCGCCGGTACCGGCATCGGCCGCGCCACCGCCCGCGCGTTCGCCGCCGAGGGAGCCCATGTGCTCGCGGTCGGCCGGCGGCCGGAGCCGCTGGCCGAGACCGCTGCCGGGCACCCGCTGATCACGCCGCTGGCCGCCGACATCACGGCGGACGGCGCGCCCGAGCAGATCGTGCGGGCGGCAGTGGAGTTGGCGGGTGGGCTGGACGTGGTCGTCAACAACGCCGGGATCGTGCGCGGCGGCGGGCTCGGCTCGCTTGACGCGGCGCTGATCCACAGCCAGCTGGCGACCAACCTGACCGCGCCCATCCTGCTCACCCAAGCCGCGCTCCCCGCAGTGGAGTTGGGAGGCGGCGGTGTGGTGGTCAACGTCAGCACCTCGGTGGGTCAGCGGGCTTGGCCGGCCCGCAGCTCGGTCTACGCGGCCGGCAAGTCGGCGCTGGAACTGCTGACTCGCAGCTGGGCGGTGGAGCTGGCGCCGCGCGGGATCCGGGTGGTCGCGGTCGCCCCGGGCGGCATCGAGACGCCGATCGGCGAGCACCAGGGGCTGACCGCCGAACAGCAGGAGGCGGTGCGGGAGTGGCAGCTGGCGCACACGCCGCTGGGGCGGATCGGGCGGCCCGAGGAGGTGGCCTGGGCGATCACGGCGCTGGCCGATCCGCGGGCGTCCTTCGTCACGGGCGTGGTGCTCCCGGTCGACGGCGGTGCGGTGGTGGCGTGA
- a CDS encoding TetR/AcrR family transcriptional regulator yields the protein MTTDPAAGTPSGLRERKKQATRDALSWAALRLAVERGLENVRVEEIATAAGVSPRTFNNYFSSKYEAILFRHLDRTRQAAAALRERPADEPLWAAITEAVLAPYGPPDQEPGPEWTAGVRRMLAEPALQGEFARVAVTARAELARAIAERTGTDADRDLYPSLTASAVLTAQQAAGDQWLRCDPPVPITALLREALALLAAGLPDPSSSTLI from the coding sequence ATGACGACGGATCCCGCCGCCGGCACCCCGAGCGGGCTGCGCGAGCGCAAGAAGCAGGCCACTCGTGATGCGCTGAGCTGGGCCGCCCTGCGGCTCGCCGTCGAGCGCGGCCTGGAGAACGTGCGGGTCGAGGAGATCGCCACGGCGGCCGGGGTGTCGCCGCGGACCTTCAACAACTACTTCTCCAGCAAGTACGAGGCGATCCTCTTCCGCCACCTGGACCGCACCCGGCAGGCCGCCGCCGCCCTGCGCGAGCGCCCGGCCGACGAGCCGCTCTGGGCGGCGATCACCGAGGCCGTGCTGGCGCCGTACGGTCCGCCGGACCAGGAGCCGGGCCCCGAGTGGACCGCCGGTGTCCGCCGGATGCTGGCCGAGCCCGCCCTGCAGGGCGAGTTCGCCAGGGTCGCGGTCACCGCGCGGGCCGAGCTCGCCCGGGCGATCGCCGAGCGCACCGGCACCGACGCCGACCGGGACCTCTACCCGAGCCTGACGGCGTCCGCCGTGCTCACCGCCCAGCAGGCGGCCGGCGACCAGTGGTTGCGCTGCGACCCGCCGGTGCCGATCACGGCGCTGCTGCGCGAGGCACTGGCGCTGCTCGCGGCCGGCTTGCCCGATCCGTCGTCATCCACACTGATCTGA
- a CDS encoding MarR family winged helix-turn-helix transcriptional regulator, protein MSKSKQSEQDEAVAAVERAMVAIRRSQTRRSLARQSPPEGERPIDPTLFGVLDVIEGCARACSVTDVAVSLAVDQPRASRLVQRAVADGLVDREVDPADARRTLLTLSGEGQRQLDLVHRRRRQVFARAMEDWPDADRVAFARLITAFVADFAAQLSGGD, encoded by the coding sequence ATGTCGAAGAGCAAGCAATCGGAGCAGGACGAGGCCGTGGCCGCGGTCGAGCGGGCCATGGTGGCGATCCGCCGCAGTCAGACCCGCCGGTCGCTGGCCCGGCAGTCACCACCGGAGGGTGAACGGCCCATCGACCCCACGCTGTTCGGGGTGCTCGATGTGATCGAGGGGTGCGCCCGGGCCTGCTCGGTGACGGATGTGGCGGTCAGCCTCGCCGTCGACCAGCCGCGCGCCAGCCGACTGGTGCAGCGCGCGGTGGCGGACGGGCTGGTGGATCGTGAAGTCGACCCGGCCGACGCCCGGCGTACCCTACTCACCCTGTCCGGGGAGGGGCAGCGCCAGTTGGACCTGGTGCACCGGCGGCGCCGACAGGTCTTCGCGCGGGCGATGGAGGACTGGCCGGACGCTGACCGGGTCGCGTTCGCTCGCCTGATCACGGCCTTCGTGGCGGACTTCGCGGCACAACTCTCGGGTGGGGATTAG
- a CDS encoding MarR family winged helix-turn-helix transcriptional regulator has translation MTTTDTATTAHSLPNVREQRPLGYWLRHIDGAIDASFRALLAEQGLNRRSWQVLNTIACGPLTMAEVDETMAAFLGSAEPTMRPHVDAFAERGWVLTDEGGQITLTEAGTAAHRRADAATGRQRAEMMSCLSAEEFTQLMTLLQRLAGHLDELAAKD, from the coding sequence ATGACCACCACCGACACCGCCACCACCGCACACTCGCTGCCCAACGTCCGCGAGCAGCGCCCGCTCGGCTACTGGCTGCGCCACATCGACGGCGCGATCGACGCGAGCTTCCGCGCCCTGCTCGCCGAGCAGGGCCTGAACCGGCGCTCGTGGCAGGTGCTCAACACCATCGCCTGCGGCCCGCTCACCATGGCCGAGGTCGACGAGACCATGGCGGCGTTCCTCGGCTCCGCCGAGCCGACCATGCGGCCCCATGTCGACGCCTTCGCCGAGCGCGGCTGGGTGCTGACCGACGAGGGCGGGCAGATCACCCTCACGGAGGCGGGCACGGCGGCGCACCGGCGCGCCGATGCGGCGACCGGGCGGCAGCGGGCCGAGATGATGTCCTGCCTGTCGGCCGAGGAGTTCACGCAGCTGATGACGCTGCTGCAGCGCTTGGCCGGCCACCTCGACGAGTTGGCCGCGAAGGACTGA
- a CDS encoding DUF6230 family protein, protein MAESVEPTPESAEPTSPASGRGRVRLKRAALLGIPACLAGGVLMALTAQGVIGAQFAISGMAFTVTADQLQGNGFEQFGGLDNMIPNSPNAGNTGGQVIVAVSAIKSASLTNLCQSVNLGGTNLKITAGDNGTPVTADGLTTDSDLLSGDASFNNIEVGRDASTFDKAGVQGPEGVFGQQADSVTINHLRQDNYATTAATFKLPNLHLSFSDTGC, encoded by the coding sequence ATGGCCGAGTCCGTCGAGCCGACCCCCGAATCCGCAGAGCCAACCAGCCCGGCATCCGGTCGAGGCCGAGTTCGTTTGAAGCGAGCCGCCCTGCTGGGGATCCCCGCCTGCCTGGCGGGTGGAGTGCTGATGGCGCTGACCGCGCAGGGCGTCATCGGCGCCCAGTTCGCCATCTCCGGCATGGCCTTCACCGTCACCGCCGACCAGTTGCAGGGCAACGGGTTCGAGCAGTTCGGCGGCCTGGACAACATGATCCCCAACAGCCCGAACGCCGGTAACACCGGCGGCCAGGTGATCGTCGCGGTCTCCGCGATCAAGTCCGCCTCGCTGACCAACCTGTGCCAGAGCGTCAACCTCGGCGGCACCAACCTGAAGATCACCGCGGGCGACAACGGCACACCGGTGACCGCGGACGGCCTGACCACCGACTCCGACCTGCTCTCCGGCGACGCCTCGTTCAACAACATCGAGGTCGGCCGCGACGCCAGCACCTTCGACAAGGCCGGCGTCCAAGGCCCGGAGGGCGTCTTCGGCCAGCAAGCGGACTCGGTGACCATCAACCACCTGCGGCAGGACAACTACGCCACCACCGCCGCCACCTTCAAGCTGCCCAACCTGCACCTCAGCTTCAGCGACACGGGCTGCTGA
- a CDS encoding MerR family transcriptional regulator, with protein MRIGELARATGTTARALRHYEQAGLIRSERAGNGYRDYDGQTATRVRNIRHLLDAGLTLEDVSAFAACLDGDLAAGTPSDRGRRIALDRLAVLDQRIARQLAARNRLAAALGLRESTPDTAN; from the coding sequence GTGCGGATCGGCGAGCTGGCGAGGGCGACCGGCACCACGGCACGCGCCCTGCGCCACTACGAGCAGGCCGGATTGATCCGCTCCGAACGGGCCGGCAACGGCTACCGCGACTACGACGGGCAGACCGCGACCAGGGTGCGGAACATCCGTCATCTCCTGGACGCCGGGCTCACGTTGGAGGACGTGAGTGCCTTCGCCGCTTGCCTCGACGGCGACTTGGCCGCCGGCACCCCCAGCGACCGCGGCCGCCGGATCGCCCTGGACCGCCTGGCCGTCCTCGACCAGCGCATCGCCCGCCAACTCGCCGCCCGCAACCGCCTGGCCGCCGCCCTGGGCCTGCGCGAGTCCACCCCGGACACCGCGAACTGA
- a CDS encoding Tat pathway signal sequence domain protein: MRNHLVLGGVALAAAAVTALTAIPASAAGPVLTYGSLGGSAVAVGDTMTASLLSGTNATLYSTTAGGTGLQCASSTFSGTVGSNPTAPGTASGSLTGFTLGSCKVVNTPGVTGVKSLTLSHLPYNDSMSDSSGLPNTVSAGSSGPIGATVVLNTLLGTVTCTYQAAGNLSSNGNNSNSSLTFSNQQFNKLTGPSACFSTAYFSGVYGPFVDSSQAGSPSIFVN; the protein is encoded by the coding sequence GTGCGAAACCACCTGGTTCTCGGCGGCGTGGCCCTGGCGGCCGCCGCCGTCACGGCCCTGACCGCGATCCCCGCCTCGGCGGCCGGTCCGGTGCTGACCTACGGCAGCCTGGGCGGCAGCGCGGTCGCCGTCGGCGACACCATGACCGCCTCGCTGCTCTCCGGCACCAACGCGACCCTCTACTCCACCACCGCGGGCGGTACCGGCCTGCAGTGTGCCAGCTCCACCTTCTCCGGCACGGTCGGCAGCAACCCGACCGCGCCCGGCACGGCCTCCGGCTCGCTCACCGGCTTCACCCTCGGCAGCTGCAAGGTGGTGAACACCCCGGGCGTCACCGGTGTGAAGAGCCTGACCCTCAGCCACCTGCCGTACAACGACAGCATGAGTGACTCCAGCGGCCTCCCCAACACCGTCTCCGCCGGCTCGTCCGGCCCGATCGGGGCGACCGTGGTGCTCAACACCCTGCTGGGCACGGTGACCTGCACCTACCAGGCGGCCGGCAACTTGTCCTCGAACGGCAACAACTCCAACTCCTCGCTCACCTTCAGCAACCAGCAGTTCAACAAGCTGACCGGCCCGAGCGCGTGTTTCTCGACGGCCTACTTCAGCGGCGTCTACGGACCGTTCGTGGACTCCAGCCAGGCCGGCAGCCCATCGATCTTCGTCAACTGA
- a CDS encoding TetR/AcrR family transcriptional regulator, whose protein sequence is MPPEVVAATQRERLLDGVVHTVAACGYAGARVSDICQAAGVTRPVFYEQFSGKEEAFLAAHRHGCAVVIRRMEEAFAAQLDWCAGVHAALRVMLAILAEVPAFATMAVVEIEAVGPAGRLAREQLRVRLRRLFSGCPLVPAGISRELLVDSVVGGAYSTVYRYIATGRQDELPDLLPTLSFAAMAPFLGPEEAAEQVAAAQAAGVGWRRPLLPCTDS, encoded by the coding sequence GTGCCGCCCGAGGTGGTCGCCGCCACCCAGCGCGAGCGGCTGCTGGACGGGGTGGTCCACACGGTGGCCGCCTGCGGCTACGCCGGGGCCCGGGTGAGCGACATCTGCCAGGCCGCCGGGGTGACCAGGCCGGTCTTCTACGAGCAGTTCAGCGGCAAGGAGGAGGCCTTCCTGGCTGCTCACCGGCATGGCTGCGCGGTGGTGATCCGGCGCATGGAGGAGGCCTTCGCGGCCCAGCTGGACTGGTGTGCCGGTGTGCACGCCGCGCTGCGGGTGATGCTGGCGATCCTCGCCGAGGTGCCTGCGTTCGCCACCATGGCGGTGGTGGAGATCGAAGCCGTGGGGCCGGCTGGACGGCTGGCACGGGAGCAACTGCGGGTGCGGCTAAGGCGGTTGTTCTCCGGCTGCCCGCTGGTGCCGGCCGGGATCTCGCGCGAGCTGCTGGTGGACAGCGTGGTCGGCGGCGCCTACTCGACCGTCTACCGCTACATCGCGACCGGTCGACAGGACGAACTCCCGGATCTGCTACCGACGTTGTCGTTCGCGGCAATGGCTCCGTTCCTCGGTCCCGAGGAGGCGGCCGAGCAGGTGGCCGCAGCACAGGCGGCCGGCGTCGGCTGGCGGCGACCGCTGCTACCCTGCACGGACTCTTGA
- a CDS encoding DUF6114 domain-containing protein, with amino-acid sequence MAEQTPTPEPRPTAEEAPEPILGAGEARGSEETAWIAAPPTAAPGGTGADPQAAAASEATVPRPASAGGAAVAASTADGPAPVGGPAAPEGERSWAEVPTSKQRRTFKEWRGARPFWGGLLVLLGGAEILFTEKMPLPVIMHIGMQGLAGLAVPSVMVLCGVLLIFSPGQRVFYSILSVLLTLASWITSNLGGFFIGLLLGLAGSIVAFGWVPNQPARRRLLRRGTRPSTS; translated from the coding sequence ATGGCCGAGCAGACACCGACACCCGAGCCGAGACCGACCGCCGAGGAGGCTCCTGAGCCGATCCTGGGTGCAGGGGAGGCTCGGGGATCCGAGGAGACCGCCTGGATCGCGGCGCCGCCGACCGCCGCGCCGGGCGGAACCGGTGCGGACCCGCAGGCCGCCGCGGCATCGGAGGCCACCGTTCCCCGCCCCGCCTCGGCGGGCGGGGCGGCGGTTGCCGCGAGCACGGCCGACGGGCCCGCACCGGTCGGCGGCCCCGCCGCCCCCGAGGGCGAGCGGAGCTGGGCCGAGGTGCCGACGAGCAAGCAGCGGCGCACCTTCAAGGAGTGGCGCGGCGCCCGCCCGTTCTGGGGCGGGTTGCTGGTCCTCCTCGGCGGGGCCGAGATCCTCTTCACCGAGAAGATGCCGCTGCCGGTGATCATGCACATCGGCATGCAGGGCCTGGCCGGCCTCGCGGTGCCGTCCGTGATGGTCCTGTGCGGCGTGCTGCTGATCTTCAGTCCGGGTCAGCGGGTCTTCTACTCGATCCTGTCGGTGCTGCTCACCCTGGCCAGTTGGATCACATCCAACCTGGGCGGGTTCTTCATCGGCCTGCTGCTCGGCCTGGCCGGCAGCATCGTGGCCTTCGGCTGGGTGCCCAACCAACCCGCCCGGCGCCGCCTGCTGCGCCGCGGCACCCGGCCCAGCACCTCCTGA
- a CDS encoding maleylpyruvate isomerase family mycothiol-dependent enzyme: protein MDQISHFRRESAAFEQAIRRSAEAEAAPLVPSCPDWSAADLVLHLGAVHRLVSQVITERSAVPPQPDQRAAHIPADAVGWPSPDPAEQPFRGPVAPGLADWFAAGAAELAEVFATTPLDTEVWTYGNDRTVAFWLRVQCIELSLHRWDAERALGEPGGPIAADIATDAITQNFEVMAPARRMMKQAPPGAGERYRFRRTDGPESWSVEFTGNEVRLARPAGEAEAELAGTASDLLLHLWGRSPAEELAVSGDKALLERYFTLVPHV, encoded by the coding sequence ATGGATCAGATCAGCCACTTCCGCCGCGAGAGCGCGGCCTTCGAGCAAGCGATCCGTCGGTCGGCCGAGGCCGAGGCGGCGCCTCTGGTGCCGTCCTGCCCCGATTGGTCGGCCGCCGACCTGGTGCTCCACCTAGGTGCGGTGCACCGCTTGGTGAGCCAGGTGATCACCGAGCGGTCGGCCGTGCCGCCCCAGCCTGACCAGCGCGCCGCCCACATCCCGGCCGACGCCGTCGGGTGGCCGTCCCCGGATCCGGCCGAGCAGCCGTTCCGCGGTCCGGTGGCGCCGGGCCTGGCCGACTGGTTCGCCGCAGGGGCGGCCGAGTTGGCCGAGGTGTTCGCCACCACGCCGCTGGACACCGAGGTGTGGACGTACGGCAACGACCGGACCGTCGCCTTCTGGCTGCGCGTGCAGTGCATCGAGCTGTCGCTTCACCGCTGGGACGCGGAACGGGCGTTGGGCGAGCCGGGCGGCCCGATCGCGGCCGACATCGCCACCGACGCGATCACGCAGAACTTCGAGGTGATGGCGCCGGCCCGCCGGATGATGAAGCAGGCCCCGCCCGGGGCCGGTGAGCGCTACCGGTTCCGGCGCACCGACGGCCCGGAGAGCTGGTCGGTGGAGTTCACCGGCAACGAGGTGCGGCTGGCTCGTCCGGCGGGCGAGGCTGAGGCGGAACTCGCAGGCACAGCAAGCGACTTGCTGCTCCACCTGTGGGGGCGCAGCCCCGCCGAGGAGTTGGCGGTCAGCGGCGACAAGGCCCTGCTGGAGCGCTACTTCACGCTGGTGCCGCACGTCTGA
- a CDS encoding aromatic-ring hydroxylase C-terminal domain-containing protein — protein MAGRFVTELPLNGPRVAELLRSARPLLLDLSAEGRFAPAAHGWRNRVAVQRADCPGESTAALLIRPDGYVAWAADDHDGDPKALHEALTSWFGEPLAD, from the coding sequence TTGGCCGGGCGGTTCGTCACCGAGCTGCCGCTGAACGGCCCACGAGTCGCCGAACTGCTGCGCAGCGCCCGGCCGTTGCTGCTCGACCTGAGCGCCGAGGGCCGGTTCGCACCGGCGGCGCACGGCTGGCGGAACCGCGTGGCGGTGCAACGGGCCGACTGCCCGGGCGAGTCGACCGCGGCGCTGCTGATCCGGCCCGACGGGTACGTGGCTTGGGCAGCCGACGACCACGACGGGGACCCGAAGGCGCTTCACGAGGCGCTCACCAGCTGGTTCGGAGAGCCGCTCGCCGACTGA